The following are encoded together in the Proteiniphilum saccharofermentans genome:
- a CDS encoding Stealth CR1 domain-containing protein — protein sequence MDIDFVITWVDMDDPQWKADFTKYSGKIDNSKNEVSEARFRDYGFLKYWFRGVEKFAPWVRKIHFVTCGQKPEWLNPDHPKLALVNHSDYIPTKFLPVFNSSLIEIYLHKIPDLADRFVYFNDDFFIINHIGEDRFYTNGLPNDIAAFRYNSGMGLWSKCLKNNIRIINERFDKHEVLQRDQDKWFHPSYGKKANLTRLLRPYGKFVTLITPHNAQPYLKSTFEEVWDYAGDKLTAVSTNRFRSPEDYTQELFRTWQICRSNFEPYNTYKNTKMFPLVLRSKQAIKAIYDQSYKLICLNDNAHIRNYTRVMQEIEKAFETILPEKSWFEL from the coding sequence ATGGATATCGATTTTGTGATTACCTGGGTTGATATGGACGACCCGCAATGGAAAGCCGATTTCACCAAATATTCGGGTAAAATCGACAACTCGAAGAATGAGGTTTCCGAAGCCCGTTTCCGTGACTATGGCTTTCTGAAATATTGGTTCAGAGGGGTAGAGAAATTTGCGCCATGGGTGAGGAAAATACATTTCGTCACCTGTGGTCAAAAGCCGGAATGGCTCAATCCCGATCACCCCAAGCTTGCCCTGGTAAATCACAGTGACTATATCCCCACCAAGTTTTTACCCGTATTCAACTCTTCACTTATAGAGATATATCTTCATAAAATCCCTGACCTGGCTGATCGTTTTGTTTACTTCAACGATGATTTCTTTATCATCAACCATATAGGAGAGGATCGTTTTTATACCAATGGGTTACCCAATGATATTGCCGCATTCCGCTACAATTCAGGAATGGGATTATGGTCGAAATGCCTGAAGAACAATATCAGGATTATCAACGAAAGGTTTGATAAACATGAAGTGCTACAACGCGATCAGGATAAATGGTTTCATCCTTCCTACGGTAAAAAAGCTAATCTGACGCGATTACTGAGACCTTATGGAAAGTTTGTGACACTTATCACGCCGCATAATGCCCAACCCTACCTCAAGTCGACTTTTGAAGAGGTCTGGGACTATGCCGGGGACAAATTGACTGCGGTATCGACTAACCGCTTTCGGAGCCCGGAGGATTATACTCAGGAACTGTTCCGTACCTGGCAGATCTGCCGGTCTAACTTCGAACCCTACAATACCTACAAGAATACAAAAATGTTCCCGCTCGTACTACGATCCAAGCAGGCGATAAAAGCTATCTACGATCAGAGTTATAAATTGATCTGCCTCAACGACAACGCCCATATCAGGAATTATACCCGGGTGATGCAGGAGATAGAAAAGGCATTTGAAACTATCTTACCGGAAAAATCCTGGTTTGAATTATAG
- a CDS encoding glycosyltransferase encodes MENMLNQSYKNLEIIVVNDGSTDQSGIITQEYPVQVIHLGQNRGLSAARNIGIDTAKGQYIHFMDIDDAVNPDYYREMAKAVKETDADIACGGMWNERFNYKSQRFRKTKVYTSTHDKLKATYVGKWGYVWRYLFKVDFLKKHNLRFEEGRLVEDLIFSFHAVYYADKLVVVPNTIYFYYNWENSISTIREKAHREKYRRDWLHARSYILNFADEHNFKIPGINSDKISYIWRKYISRHF; translated from the coding sequence ATGGAAAACATGCTTAACCAATCGTATAAGAATCTGGAGATTATTGTCGTAAACGACGGTTCCACTGATCAGTCCGGAATTATCACACAAGAATATCCGGTACAAGTGATCCATCTCGGGCAGAATCGGGGTTTGTCAGCAGCCAGAAATATCGGGATAGACACAGCCAAAGGTCAATATATTCATTTCATGGACATAGATGATGCTGTTAATCCCGATTACTACAGGGAAATGGCGAAAGCTGTTAAGGAAACCGATGCTGACATAGCCTGCGGTGGTATGTGGAATGAAAGATTCAATTATAAATCGCAACGCTTCAGGAAAACCAAAGTATATACCTCGACACACGATAAACTCAAAGCTACTTATGTCGGGAAATGGGGATATGTATGGCGATACCTTTTCAAAGTTGATTTTCTAAAAAAGCATAATTTGAGATTTGAGGAAGGACGTCTTGTGGAGGACCTTATATTCTCTTTTCATGCAGTATACTATGCCGATAAATTAGTAGTCGTGCCCAATACTATCTATTTCTATTATAATTGGGAAAATTCCATATCAACAATCCGGGAGAAAGCACATCGTGAAAAATATCGTCGGGATTGGCTTCATGCAAGATCCTATATTCTCAATTTTGCTGATGAACACAATTTTAAAATACCCGGAATTAACTCGGACAAGATCTCTTATATCTGGAGAAAATATATATCACGGCATTTTTGA